A portion of the Phacochoerus africanus isolate WHEZ1 chromosome 5, ROS_Pafr_v1, whole genome shotgun sequence genome contains these proteins:
- the PRR14 gene encoding proline-rich protein 14 isoform X1, whose translation MDLPGDSSPPGRQRLCRQPLARALWGARSPKRPKLQPHGAPSPLEKASRRVLAVVLEDVMAAHMVPLVPQEEISTPRHHSNRQDSARSQPPASPPRQAMWCSQARPPDPLRLCREPLSRVHRPPSTLRRRSKPTPGPEEGPSQKMDQAPQPTLVVMLEDIASRRAPVEGFAGETPHFIVPAKRAEPMVRVHQPKPPPRDLEPPFQPPAVSTDPLENPPPAPDPVLERPSTPPPSSLLRPRLSPWGLAPLFHSVRSKLESFADIFLTPNKAPRPPPPSPPMKLELKIAISEAEQSRAAEGTAAVSPRPPIRQWRAQDQNPLAPLPKPSLGRSHSCPDLGRPGRDTCSWPPAPPHPSRPRPRRHTVGGGEMARARPPPRPCLRKEVFPLGGVGGAPPLVTSCSSTASTSAFSEAAEPRLSSTKRKEPRASEDQVLSDPESKTMGKVSRFRIRRTPARSQLNLTPMGLPRPIRLNKKEFSLEEIYTNKNYQSPTTRRTFETIFEEPRERNGTLIFTSSKKLRRTVEFRDCSLPRSRRPSRGARAAAGRTVTPNLAPNPDVGPLLQQRLQELDALLLEEEEGDQEQPHRT comes from the exons ATGGACTTGCCCGGGGACTCCAG CCCGCCTGGCCGGCAGCGTCTGTGCCGCCAGCCTCTGGCTCGAGCATTATGGGGAGCCAGGAGCCCCAAACGGCCGAAACTGCAGCCCCATGGGGCCCCTTCGCCCTTGGAAAAAGCCTCTCGGCGGGTCCTGGCTGTGGTCCTGGAAGATGTCATGGCTGCCCACATG GTTCCTCTGGTGCCCCAAGAGGAGATCTCCACCCCACGGCACCACAGCAACCGTCAGGATTCCGCCCGAAGCCAGCCACCTGCCTCACCACCCCGACAAGCCATGTGGTGCTCACAGGCCAG GCCCCCCGACCCACTGCGCTTATGCCGAGAGCCCTTGAGCCGTGTCCATCGGCCCCCTTCCACCCTGAGGCGGCGTTCAAAGCCAACACCTGGCCCAGAGGAAGGCCCTTCACAAAAGATGGACCAGGCCCCCCAGCCCACTCTAGTGGTGATGCTAGAAGACATTGCCAGCCGCAGAGCCCCGGTTGAG GGTTTTGCCGGTGAGACGCCCCACTTCATCGTCCCAGCAAAAAG AGCTGAGCCCATGGTGAGGGTTCACCAGCCAAAGCCTCCGCCCAGGGACCTGGAACCCCCATTCCAGCCGCCTGCCGTGTCTACAGACCCTCTGGAGAACCCACCACCAG CCCCCGATCCCGTTCTGGAGCGCCCGTCGACCCCACCGCCGTCCAGCCTTTTACGTCCCCGCCTCAGTCCCTGGGGCTTGGCCCCCCTCTTCCATTCCGTACGCTCCAAGCTGGAGAGCTTTGCCGACATCTTCCTCACGCCCAACAAAGCCCCACGGCCCccgcccccctcaccccccatgAAGCTGGAGTTGAAGATTGCCATCTCAGAGGCCGAGCAGTCCAGGGCCGCCGAGGGCACTGCAGCTGTCAGTCCCCGGCCCCCGATCCGCCAGTGGCGGGCCCAAGACCAGAATCCCCTGGCACCTCTCCCCAAGCCCTCTCTGGGCCGAAGCCACTCCTGCCCTGATCTGGGGCGCCCTGGCCGAGACACCTGCAGCTGGCCCCCTGCACCACCCCACCCAAGCCGGCCACGGCCTCGGCGGCACACCGTGGGTGGCGGAGAGATGGCCCGAGCCCGGCCACCCCCTCGACCCTGTCTCCGGAAGGAGGTCTTCCCTCTTGGAGGAGTGGGAGGCGCTCCTCCCCTCGTCACATCTTGCTCGTCTACTGCGTCCACGTCTGCCTTCTCTGAAGCTGCAGAACCCAG GTTGAGCTCAACCAAGAGGAAGGAGCCAAGGGCTTCAGAAGACCAGGTGCTTTCAGACCCCGAGTCCAAG ACCATGGGAAAGGTTTCTCGATTCAGAATACGCAGGACACCGGCCCGTTCTCAGTTAAACCTTACGCCCATGGGGCTGCCTCGACCAATCAG GTTGAACAAGAAGGAGTTCAGCCTGGAAGAAATTTACACCAACAAGAATTACCAGTCACCCACGACCAGGAG GACCTTTGAGACCATCTTCGAGGAACCCCGGGAGCGCAACGGGACCCTGATTTTCACCAGCTCAAAGAAGCTCCGGCGGACTGTAGAATTTCGGGACTGCAGCCTTCCTCGATCCAGGCGGCCATCTCGAGGGGCCCGGGCTGCAGCTGGCAGGACCGTTACTCCCAATCTGGCCCCCAACCCAGATgtggggcccctgctgcagcagcgACTGCAGGAGCTGGATGCCTTGCTCcttgaagaggaggaaggggatcAAGAGCAGCCCCATCGGACTTAG
- the PRR14 gene encoding proline-rich protein 14 isoform X2 translates to MAAHMVPLVPQEEISTPRHHSNRQDSARSQPPASPPRQAMWCSQARPPDPLRLCREPLSRVHRPPSTLRRRSKPTPGPEEGPSQKMDQAPQPTLVVMLEDIASRRAPVEGFAGETPHFIVPAKRAEPMVRVHQPKPPPRDLEPPFQPPAVSTDPLENPPPAPDPVLERPSTPPPSSLLRPRLSPWGLAPLFHSVRSKLESFADIFLTPNKAPRPPPPSPPMKLELKIAISEAEQSRAAEGTAAVSPRPPIRQWRAQDQNPLAPLPKPSLGRSHSCPDLGRPGRDTCSWPPAPPHPSRPRPRRHTVGGGEMARARPPPRPCLRKEVFPLGGVGGAPPLVTSCSSTASTSAFSEAAEPRLSSTKRKEPRASEDQVLSDPESKTMGKVSRFRIRRTPARSQLNLTPMGLPRPIRLNKKEFSLEEIYTNKNYQSPTTRRTFETIFEEPRERNGTLIFTSSKKLRRTVEFRDCSLPRSRRPSRGARAAAGRTVTPNLAPNPDVGPLLQQRLQELDALLLEEEEGDQEQPHRT, encoded by the exons ATGGCTGCCCACATG GTTCCTCTGGTGCCCCAAGAGGAGATCTCCACCCCACGGCACCACAGCAACCGTCAGGATTCCGCCCGAAGCCAGCCACCTGCCTCACCACCCCGACAAGCCATGTGGTGCTCACAGGCCAG GCCCCCCGACCCACTGCGCTTATGCCGAGAGCCCTTGAGCCGTGTCCATCGGCCCCCTTCCACCCTGAGGCGGCGTTCAAAGCCAACACCTGGCCCAGAGGAAGGCCCTTCACAAAAGATGGACCAGGCCCCCCAGCCCACTCTAGTGGTGATGCTAGAAGACATTGCCAGCCGCAGAGCCCCGGTTGAG GGTTTTGCCGGTGAGACGCCCCACTTCATCGTCCCAGCAAAAAG AGCTGAGCCCATGGTGAGGGTTCACCAGCCAAAGCCTCCGCCCAGGGACCTGGAACCCCCATTCCAGCCGCCTGCCGTGTCTACAGACCCTCTGGAGAACCCACCACCAG CCCCCGATCCCGTTCTGGAGCGCCCGTCGACCCCACCGCCGTCCAGCCTTTTACGTCCCCGCCTCAGTCCCTGGGGCTTGGCCCCCCTCTTCCATTCCGTACGCTCCAAGCTGGAGAGCTTTGCCGACATCTTCCTCACGCCCAACAAAGCCCCACGGCCCccgcccccctcaccccccatgAAGCTGGAGTTGAAGATTGCCATCTCAGAGGCCGAGCAGTCCAGGGCCGCCGAGGGCACTGCAGCTGTCAGTCCCCGGCCCCCGATCCGCCAGTGGCGGGCCCAAGACCAGAATCCCCTGGCACCTCTCCCCAAGCCCTCTCTGGGCCGAAGCCACTCCTGCCCTGATCTGGGGCGCCCTGGCCGAGACACCTGCAGCTGGCCCCCTGCACCACCCCACCCAAGCCGGCCACGGCCTCGGCGGCACACCGTGGGTGGCGGAGAGATGGCCCGAGCCCGGCCACCCCCTCGACCCTGTCTCCGGAAGGAGGTCTTCCCTCTTGGAGGAGTGGGAGGCGCTCCTCCCCTCGTCACATCTTGCTCGTCTACTGCGTCCACGTCTGCCTTCTCTGAAGCTGCAGAACCCAG GTTGAGCTCAACCAAGAGGAAGGAGCCAAGGGCTTCAGAAGACCAGGTGCTTTCAGACCCCGAGTCCAAG ACCATGGGAAAGGTTTCTCGATTCAGAATACGCAGGACACCGGCCCGTTCTCAGTTAAACCTTACGCCCATGGGGCTGCCTCGACCAATCAG GTTGAACAAGAAGGAGTTCAGCCTGGAAGAAATTTACACCAACAAGAATTACCAGTCACCCACGACCAGGAG GACCTTTGAGACCATCTTCGAGGAACCCCGGGAGCGCAACGGGACCCTGATTTTCACCAGCTCAAAGAAGCTCCGGCGGACTGTAGAATTTCGGGACTGCAGCCTTCCTCGATCCAGGCGGCCATCTCGAGGGGCCCGGGCTGCAGCTGGCAGGACCGTTACTCCCAATCTGGCCCCCAACCCAGATgtggggcccctgctgcagcagcgACTGCAGGAGCTGGATGCCTTGCTCcttgaagaggaggaaggggatcAAGAGCAGCCCCATCGGACTTAG